The genome window ACACTTGCCAACGGCCGTATTCGTGAACAGGAGATCGTCGCTCTCGGCTCCACGGATGAATACACCGCCGTCAACTTCGAAGCGCTGTCGCGCTCCTTCGTACGCCAGGCGCTGGCCGTCGAAGGAAAAGATATCGATATCCACTACAACGAGACGGTTCATCACATCAAGATCGAGGACGAGCGTTTCCTGGTAGAGACCGGCGGTACCTGCTACCAGACTCGTGCGCTGGTGGTATGCGCCGGAGGCCACAGCCTGAAGCTGGCGCAGGATCTGGGCTATGGTCTGCACTATTCCTGCCTGCCTGTGGCGGGGAGTTATTACTTCACACCCCAGAACCTGAACGGCAAGGTGTACACCGTCCAGAACGACAAACTGCCGTTTGCCGCCATCCACGGCGACCCGGATGTACTGGTGCCGGGCAAGACGCGCTTTGGCCCCACCGCGCTGATCCTGCCGATACTCGAACGCTACAACTACCGCACCCTGCCTGATTTCCTGCGCGTATTCCGTTTCGACCGCCGCGTGGCGAAGGTGTTGTGGGACCTGTTCCGGGTTGCCGATATACGCAACTACATGCTCAAGAATATTTTGTTTGAAGTGCCGGTGATTCGTAAATTCCTTTTCCTGCGCGACGTGCGGAAAATCGTTCCGTCTTTACGCTGGCGCGATCTTACCTTCGCACGCAAGGTCGGCGGTATCCGTCCCCAGCTGATCGATAAAATAAAAGGTGTACTACTGATGGGCGAGGCCAAGATCAATCCGGGCAACGGAGTGATATTCAACATGACACCTTCCCCGGGTGGCACTTCGTGCATGGAGAACGCCGAGATCGACATGCGCATAGTCGCCAAACACCTTGGTGCAAGCATAAACGAGGATGCGCTGAAAAGTGACCTGCTGGGCGAAGATAAAGAACACGGTGAAGAAGACTTTACCGGCCGCCTTCTCGACGATTCCGGCAGTGAAGAGGGTCTGTTCAGACGCCTTTCGAGGCGATTCAGAAAGTAGGCAACCACAGGAGGCTTCACAGGGAAGTGAAAGCAACGTTTAAACCGGTATCAGTACGCACCGGCTTTAACGAAAGGGATCTCAGGTCACTGGTAAAGCGTGCTGGTGGCTACTGGAACCCGGACAAGAAAGCCTGGACTCTGTCCTGCATGGCGGCACATGATCCTGGGCTTGAAAAACGTATACTTGACGAATCTTTAGATTTATAGTTTATGTATCTATATATAAGGTAGAGGGTAATCGTGTAATTTGGGGGTCGGATACCGGGCGCTGGCGAACACACCCAATGGATTCAAAGGTTTCTTTCAAAGTGACTGACAGCTCGGTAACGGTCGTAGATGCATATGGCGATGGATCGTCGAGCAAGGAAAATATTCTCTGGAACAACTTGGGAAATAAGAAGCTGACCAGGCGCCCCAGTCGGACGCTTTGCGTCGCTGGGCTTAGACGTTAGCCTCAAATCTAACCACAGGAGCGTTATTGAAAGCCCAAGTAACATTCATTGATTTTGTTCTAAAAGAGTGGCTGGTCATTGCCTCGGGTGCTGGTTTTACGCTGACGACTTTTTATACAAAGCATTTTCCGGTCTACTCAACCAATGAAATAGAGGTATTGTTCATACTATTTGTTCTATTCGTTGCGGTTAATGGTTTGCAGAAAAGTGGGCTGATATTAAAAATCGCCCAAAGCATAGAAAAGGGTAAAGTCATACCTTTAAAGCTGGTGCTGGCAACCTTTTTCTTGTCCATGCTGGTAACAAATGATATTGCGTTAATAGTCATTGTTCCGCTTACGTTATCACTTAACATCAATCGAAAAGATATTCTGGTTATTTTGGAGGCATTAGCGGCCAATTCTGGTTCAGCATTGACACCGGTTGGCAATCCGCAGAACCTTTATATTTACTGGTTTTACGGTATTCATCCTGATGCATTCATAAAAACAATCGCCCCATTTTCATTGGTTTTTCTTGGTCTGCTAATTGTTTCTTCAATTCTTGTTAAAATCCAAAATGATTTACAGGAAGTTCAAGTACAGAAAATCAACAAAAAGGCATATCTTTACGGTGTGTTGCTTATTGTTGTTCTTCTAACAGTCTTCCGTGTTTTCCCTGTTTCAGCCGGGTTTGTTGTCATTCTTTTTGCGCTCGCATTCGACCGAAAAGCCTTGTGTATTGATTATGCACTACTATTCAGCTTCTTTTTCTTTTTTGGTATTGCAGACAATCTAAAGACTATACTGACCTCGGAAATAAGCCATTCAGGGCATATTTTTCTATTTTCAGCCTTGGCAAGCCAAGTCATGAGCAATGTTCCGGCAACGCTATTATTCGCAAAATTTACATCAAACTGGCAGGCGTTGTTATGGGGTGCAAATGCAGGTGGCTTTGGTAGTTTATTTGGTTCATTGGCAAATCTGATAGCCTATAAATTATATGTTACACATGAAGGCACAAATAACGCGGCCATATTTACTGCAAGATTCCTTATAATGGGCTACATGGCACTGTTTGTATCAATAGGCTTATATTTTCTATTGTATCGGCCGGGGGCTTTGTTATGAATCGTCAATGGGCAAACAAGGTGCTGCACCGGACGGTGAACCTGGTTCTTATACATTAATTTCAAACAACCCGACAATCATTAATTGGGAGATCCATGATGAAAGTACTTAATTATATTCTTGCGGCATGTTTAGCAACCAGTCTGTCAATAGCTGTAGCTAATACAAATGGTTTTGTTGCCGTTCCTGCATCAGCCTTTTCAGAAATAGATAGCAAAAGCTCTGATGAGCCTGGCAGTTACAAGGGAAACTCGACGGGAACTTCGCGTGATTTTAAAGGCACAATGTTTGCGCCTGTAAATCTGCCTCATGGCTCTATTGTTACCTCTTTTGCATGTGGAGGAAAAACAAATGGTGGTTTTCTGGTTGGCTTCAAATTACGCCGAAATGAACCGCAGCAGGAAAATATTGACATGGCATCAATAGAAAGTGCCAGAGAAACCGAAGAAGGTCTGATTAACACGGGTATGGGTATAGCTGGGTATCAATTTCTAAATACCAATTCTATTGGTTCTGCGAACATCGATAACTCAAAGTTCAATTATTTCATTGCTGCTTCACCAATAAATCCTTTGCCAAATACCACCTCTCCAATAAGACCTAACTGTATTGATAGATGCGTAAGCGTGAATTATTGCAATGTGGGTTACACCATTGTGGAGCCTGATCCCAGCGAGAATGCCGGGACAACAGCAGGACATTGAAACGACAGCCTGGCATCAGTCCTGTTTAAGCTGACAAATTAATGGGGTCGGTGACAAATGGACTAATTTTCGATAGCCAACTAGAATTAATTGTTACCGCCCCCTTTGTACACTTTGGAAAAGAAATCGAGCGGTAATTGAAGAAAATGCATAACAAACGTATCAAAGGCGATGCTCGTACCTCGCGCGCTTTATGCGGGCGTTATGTTTATTGTGTCCGCACCCTTGGGTTTTGAGTCGAGATAGTTTGTGAAAAGATCAACAAAAGCAGCCCTTCTTTCAGGCTTGATATTCCCTGGTACCGGGCATCTGTACTTGAAGCGATATGTCCATGGCGCCATATTGTGTATGGCTTCAGCTACCGCAATTTATTTCATTGTCTCTGCTATTGTGACCACGGCGCTTGAGGTTGTCGAAAAAATCCAAAACGGAAATGGCGCTGTTGCGCTTGATATGGCGACCATCACGGATTTGGTGTCACAACAGTCAAGTGGTAGTGAACAACCAATGAATATAGCCACGGTTGCGTTGGTCGTTTGTTGGGTTATAGGTATCGTCGATTCGTATCGACAGGGGCGTGCACAGGAAAAGCTCGATGATGTGGAGGGTGAAAAAGAATCATGACAACGCCCTCGAGTTCAGCAAGTAACGCCGGGCTCAGAACGCAGTTTAAAAACGGGTAAAAAGAACTATGAAAAATATTACAGGCAATGTGGATGTTGCGAGAATTGAAGAAGCCATTCATATGCTGAATTCAAACGTTGAACAAGAGAGAATCAAATCTTTCGTCGCAATATTGGAAGCAATAAAGCAAGACCCTGGACAGGAATCACTTTTAGTGCAGCTTCGTGATGCATTTCAGAATCTTGGTATAACCCAGGGTGCAGTTTTAACCTAT of Thiogranum longum contains these proteins:
- a CDS encoding FAD-dependent oxidoreductase translates to MGSHQYDLLIIGAGVSGTALLYETAKYTDIKHIGVIEKYAAPARVNSLSSNNSQTLHCGDIETNYTLEKALKVQRAARMLANYCLSQPDKDHLIYAYPKMVLGVGESECQLLRERFEVFGPHYPNLKLLEKKAIARIEPAVVTLANGRIREQEIVALGSTDEYTAVNFEALSRSFVRQALAVEGKDIDIHYNETVHHIKIEDERFLVETGGTCYQTRALVVCAGGHSLKLAQDLGYGLHYSCLPVAGSYYFTPQNLNGKVYTVQNDKLPFAAIHGDPDVLVPGKTRFGPTALILPILERYNYRTLPDFLRVFRFDRRVAKVLWDLFRVADIRNYMLKNILFEVPVIRKFLFLRDVRKIVPSLRWRDLTFARKVGGIRPQLIDKIKGVLLMGEAKINPGNGVIFNMTPSPGGTSCMENAEIDMRIVAKHLGASINEDALKSDLLGEDKEHGEEDFTGRLLDDSGSEEGLFRRLSRRFRK
- a CDS encoding SLC13 family permease yields the protein MKAQVTFIDFVLKEWLVIASGAGFTLTTFYTKHFPVYSTNEIEVLFILFVLFVAVNGLQKSGLILKIAQSIEKGKVIPLKLVLATFFLSMLVTNDIALIVIVPLTLSLNINRKDILVILEALAANSGSALTPVGNPQNLYIYWFYGIHPDAFIKTIAPFSLVFLGLLIVSSILVKIQNDLQEVQVQKINKKAYLYGVLLIVVLLTVFRVFPVSAGFVVILFALAFDRKALCIDYALLFSFFFFFGIADNLKTILTSEISHSGHIFLFSALASQVMSNVPATLLFAKFTSNWQALLWGANAGGFGSLFGSLANLIAYKLYVTHEGTNNAAIFTARFLIMGYMALFVSIGLYFLLYRPGALL